A genomic region of Miscanthus floridulus cultivar M001 chromosome 3, ASM1932011v1, whole genome shotgun sequence contains the following coding sequences:
- the LOC136542647 gene encoding E3 ubiquitin-protein ligase RKP-like, with protein MAEGSSSHRRSAFSPGLAVLLSGDEAKISHQKSHLVSYHDEIGHQAVERTIEHIFDLPHKSVVRPPGPIDTGFLRSVLRNQARKFDVDWEKCICGYHGSVLIVDKGAGQSKVVLDDSSICGSFRNVRGPLLIEGSAPFSSARANACVWKGKWMYEVTLETSGVQQLGWATLSCPFTDQKGVGDADDSYSFDGLRVTKWNNDPKPYGQPWAVGDVIGCCINLDAGEISFYRNGTSLGVAFDGIRNVEPKKGYYAAISLSEGERCHLNFGSHPFRYPVDGFDPLEVPPRSWSFVTYLLRCLFRLLEVHNLEKSESAYFEKLRRVKKFAPLQELFRPISEGICAELFSAIEVSQGCLEYIAWGSLTTLLLDVLRTREPHDFSCLDQVLDLFLRFPGCTSLFQELIVALSCMCKAAPLVLTECPYSGSYPFLALVCHLLRHKDVMFLWWKAEDFAFSFEGFLTRKIPNKQDLQCLVPSVWWPGSSEDEVSMTLTMTTLSDAIKKIEEMHRELCSLVICFIPPMSPPQPPGSVFRSFVQSLVLKARGGDHRMVVNGTFNNTVLVSLYTVILHLLSEGFSMDSAGSASSSKANCGNGVGFLHKGGKRKFPTQLLFRNDAYYSVIPRIGGPPSILMHHQFDAVENEVQWDEGCMNDEETRVTHTTVQKPCCCSVTDVAVGLRHKETAKYVPSTSKGPCKPMPERSAHVAAECNGRGLSDEIEDKPSSSAQAEIEYGYQALHSLENMPMATQSSSEALKEEELLDVMLLLYYLGISPNFRQAFYFMSQQSQSISLLEETDRQIREKSCSEQVRRLKEARNSYHEDLVDCVRHCVWYRAALFSRWKQRGMYATCMWVVELLLVLSNSNNIFHYVPEFYVESLVDCFHALRRSDPPFVSPALFLMQGLASFVTLVVKHFDDTRIVNPDLKDLLLQSISVLVQYKEFMLVFENNREAINKMPRSLLSAFNNRSWIPVTNILSRFCKGSGFASSKNGESSSATFQVLLRETCIHEQELFFSFLNRLFNTLSWTMTEFSMSIREMQDKNQVADLQQRKCSVIFDISCCLSRILEFCTREIPCAFLMGPDMNLRRLTELVVFILNHIISAADAEFFDMTLRRPGQHQEKTNRTMILAPLVGIILSLMECSSTSEQRELNDVIAVFASMDCPATIHFGLQYLLSYNWSNVLRGDSSLAKLAQLEEFSHYFRRITVSVNGEEDHSINMGDEEEDDTCCICYNCDSDATFQPCHHRSCFGCISRHLLNNQRCFFCNAVVTSVTRIADS; from the exons ATGGCGGAAGGAAGCAGTAGCCATAGGAGGAGTGCATTCTCCCCTGGGCTGGCTGTGTTATTGTCTGGTGACGAAGCTAAGATTAGCCACCAGAAGTCGCACTTGGTGTCCTATCATGATGAAATTGGGCACCAGGCTGTTGAGAGGACGATAGAGCACATCTTTGATCTCCCTCACAAGTCAGTGGTCCGGCCTCCTGGACCAATTGATACGGGCTTCTTGCGCTCAGTGTTGAGGAATCAAGCTAGAAAATTTGATGTTGACTGGGAAAAATGCATCTGTGGATACCATGGCAGCGTCTTGATTGTGGACAAAGGTGCTGGGCAGAGCAAGGTGGTTCTTGATGATTCGAGCATTTGCGGTAGCTTCAGGAATGTTAGGGGACCTTTACTTATTGAGGGCTCCGCCCCGTTCAGCAGTGCCAGGGCTAATGCCTGTgtgtggaaaggaaaatggatgTATGAGGTGACCCTGGAGACATCTGGAGTTCAGCAGCTTGGATGGGCTACTCTCTCTTGCCCTTTTACTGATCAGAAAGGTGTTGGTGATGCTGATGATTCATATTCCTTTGATGGCCTGAGGGTGACTAAGTGGAACAATGACCCAAAGCCATATGGCCAGCCATGGGCAGTAGGTGACGTGATCGGTTGCTGCATCAACTTGGATGCAGGAGAAATCTCCTTTTACAGGAATGGGACTTCTCTTGGTGTTGCTTTTGATGGAATTCGCAATGTGGAACCTAAGAAGGGATATTATGCTGCAATCTCCCTCTCGGAAGGAGAGCGCTGTCATCTGAACTTTGGCTCACATCCATTCAGGTATCCTGTTGATGGGTTTGATCCATTGGAGGTGCCACCACGCTCTTGGTCGTTTGTGACATATCTTCTTAGATGTCTGTTCCGATTGCTAGAAGTTCACAACCTGGAGAAATCTGAATCAGCATACTTTGAGAAACTGAGGAGGGTCAAAAAATTCGCACCACTACAAGAACTCTTTCGACCAATTTCAGAAGGGATATGTGCAGAACTTTTCAGTGCTATTGAAGTGAGCCAGGGGTGCCTTGAGTATATTGCCTGGGGCTCGTTGACCACTCTACTCTTAGATGTTTTGAGGACTCGTGAGCCACATGATTTCTCATGCCTTGAtcaggttcttgaccttttcctccGGTTCCCAGGCTGCACTTCATTATTTCAGGAGCTCATTGTGGCTCTTTCTTGCATGTGCAAAGCTGCACCACTTGTGTTGACAGAATGCCCGTATTCTGGGTCATATCCATTTTTAGCGCTGGTTTGCCACCTTCTTAGGCATAAAGATGTAATGTTTTTATGGTGGAAAGCAGAAGATTTCGCTTTCTCGTTTGAAGGGTTCCTTACAAGGAAGATTCCAAATAAGCAGGATTTACAGTGCCTTGTACCATCTGTTTGGTGGCCTGGGTCTTCTGAGGATGAAGTTAGCATGACACTGACGATGACAACACTCTCAGATGCAATCAAAAAG ATTGAGGAGATGCATCGTGAGCTTTGCAGCTTGGTAATATGCTTTATTCCACCAATGTCTCCGCCTCAGCCTCCAGGCTCTGTATTTAGGTCCTTTGTACAAAGTTTGGTGCTGAAAGCTAGAGGTGGTGATCATAGGATGGTTGTCAATGGGACTTTCAACAACACTGTGCTTGTTTCATTGTACACAGTAATCCTACATTTGTTGTCTGAAGGATTTTCTATGGATTCTGCTGGATCTGCATCATCCTCTAAAGCGAACTGTGGGAATGGTGTTGGATTTCTTCACAAAGGTGGAAAGCGCAAGTTTCCGACACAATTGCTTTTTAGGAATGATGCCTATTACAGTGTAATTCCTAGAATCGGTGGACCACCAAGTATTTTGATGCATCACCAATTTGATGCTGTGGAAAATGAAGTACAATGGGATGAAGGCTGCATGAATGATGAAGAGACACGTGTTACACACACTACAGTACAGAAGCCTTGTTGCTGCTCAGTGACAGATGTTGCTGTTGGCCTAAGACACAAAGAAACTGCTAAGTATGTGCCATCAACTTCAAAAGGCCCATGTAAGCCTATGCCTGAAAGGTCTGCTCATGTAGCTGCTGAGTGCAATGGTAGAGGTCTGAGTGATGAGATTGAAGACAAACCTAGCTCTAGTGCTCAAGCAGAAATTGAATATGGATACCAAGCACTGCATAGTCTTGAAAACATGCCAATGGCAACTCAATCTTCGTCGGAAGCACTTAAAGAAGAAGAGCTGCTTGATGTTATGTTATTGTTATACTATCTGGGCATCTCACCAAATTTTAGGCAG GCTTTTTATTTCATGTCTCAGCAGTCGCAGTCCATTTCTTTACTAGAAGAAACTGACAGGCAGATacgagaaaaatcatgctcagaGCAAGTAAGGCGTTTGAAAGAAGCCCGGAATAGCTATCATGAGGATTTGGTGGATTGTGTACGCCATTGTGTTTG GTACCGGGCCGCCCTTTTCTCCCGGTGGAAGCAAAGGGGAATGTACGCAACTTGCATGTGGGTCGTGGAGCTTCTTTTGGTCCTTAGTAACTCAAATAACATTTTCCACTATGTTCCTGAGTTCTATGTGGAATCACTG GTGGATTGTTTCCATGCACTGCGAAGGAGCGATCCTCCTTTTGTTTCCCCTGCATTATTTCTCATGCAAGGGCTGGCCTCGTTT GTCACTCTGGTTGTCAAGCACTTCGATGATACGAGGATAGTGAATCCTGACTTGAAAGATCTTCTTCTTCAATCCATATCAGTCCTTGTACAATACAAAGAATTCATGCTTGTTTTCGAGAACAATCGGGAGGCTATAAATAAGATGCCTAGATCACTTTTATCAGCTTTTAACAACAGATCATGGATTCCTGTTACAAACATACTTTCCCGGTTCTGCAAAGGCTCAGGATTTGCTTCCTCTAAGAATGGTGAATCCTCATCTGCAACTTTTCAG GTTCTACTGAGGGAGACATGTATTCATGAACAAGAGCTGTTCTTTTCCTTCCTCAATCGACTTTTCAATACACTCAGCTGGACAATGACCGAGTTCTCTATGTCCATCCGGGAGATGCAAGATAAAAACCAG GTTGCTGATTTGCAGCAGAGAAAGTGCAGTGTAATTTTTGATATATCATGTTGTCTTTCGAGAATCTTGGAATTCTGTACCCGAGAGATTCCTTGTGCATTTCTCATGGGACCAGATATGAATTTGCGGAGGTTGACTGAATTGGTTGTCTTTATTCTCAACCACATCATATCAGCAGCTGATGCAGAGTTCTTTGACAT GACACTAAGACGGCCAGGGCAGCATCAAGAGAAAACAAATCGTACTATGATCTTGGCTCCTCTTGTCGGCATTATCCTCAGTCTTATGGAATGTAGCAGCACATCAGAACAAAGGGAGCTCAATGATGTGATTGCAGTGTTTGCCAGCATGGATTGCCCTGCCACAATCCATTTTGGGTTGCAGTACCTACTGAGCTACAACTGG AGCAATGTTCTTCGAGGGGATTCCTCCCTTGCAAAGCTAGCACAGCTTGAAGAGTTCTCCCATTACTTCCGACGCATTACAGTGTCTGTGAATGGTGAAGAAGACCATAGCATTAACATgggtgatgaagaagaagatgacacctGTTGCATTTGCTATAACTGTGATTCTGATGCAACATTCCAGCCATGCCATCACCGGTCCTGCTTTGGCTGCATAAGCAGGCATCTCCTGAACAACCAGAGGTGCTTCTTCTGCAATGCAGTGGTAACATCAGTTACTAGGATAGCCGATTCCTAA
- the LOC136547273 gene encoding uncharacterized protein: MFQVSKYQVRGVWWRVKRCRAQGRPIDVRSRRKNCGRKKIRIDLSDVLSVPLHRRRTIRSLANAIGVKKSTLHRWFKEGLLRRHLSTLKPLLSEDNKKERLRWCISMLDRRTLPNSPMFLDMENIIHMDEKWFNTSSNYMKYYMLPEEDDPHRTVRNKNSIGKVMFLSAVGRPIYDDAGNCIFDGKLGVWPFVRKEQAKRRSRNRGRGAEVTKPIKVDRATMRSYLIGKVLDAIVRRWPRELVGKTIYIQQDNAPSHVPAHDEEFAAAVAQTGLDIRLVNQPANSPDLNVLDLGFFNSLQSLTYDRISRNLDDLIANVQHEFDNYDPKTLNRVFLTLQGCLIEVMKDGGGNKYKIPHMDKDRLEALGVLPKSLGCDRQLYEDVLASLGN, encoded by the exons ATGTTCCAGGTCAGTAAGTACCAAGTGAGGGGTGTTTGGTGGAGAGTAAAGCGGTGTCGTGCACAAGGAAGACCAATAGATGTTCGATCAAGGAGAAAGAATTGTGGCCGCAAAAAAATACGAATAGACCTATCAGATGTTCTTAGTGTCCCCTTGCACAGGAGGCGAACGATACGGTCACTAGCTAATGCTATTGGTGTCAAGAAGAGCACACTACATAGGTGGTTCAAGGAAGGGCTACTACGACGCCATTTAAGCACATTAAAGCCTCTACTTAGTGAAGATAACAAGAAAGAGAGGCTGCGATGGTGCATTTCCATGCTAGATCGTCGTACACTACCAAACTCACCCATGTTCCTTGATATGGAAAATATTATTCACATGGATGAGAAGTGGTTCAACACCTCATCAAACTACATGAAGTATTATATGCTTCCAGAAGAGGATGACCCACATAGGACTGTGCGGAATAAGAACTCTATTGGCAAAGTTATGTTCTTGTCAGCAGTAGGAAGGCCTATATATGATGACGCAGGTAATTGTATTTTTGATGGGAAGTTAGGAGTGTGGCCATTTGTTAGAAAG GAACAAGCAAAAAGAAGAAGCCGTAATAGAGGAAGGGGGGCCGAAGTCACCAAACCTATCAAGGTAGATCGGGCTACTATGAGGTCATATCTAATCGGTAAGGTTTTGGATGCTATTGTTCGACGGTGGCCACGGGAACTTGTAGGAAAAACCATTTATATTCAGCAAGATAATGCCCCTTCACATGTGCCAGCACATGATGAAGAATTTGCTGCTGCAGTTGCACAGACAGGGCTAGACATACGTCTCGTCAACCAACCTGCCAATTCCCCAGATTTGAATGTACTGGACCTAGGGTTCTTTAATTCTCTCCAATCCTTAACCTATGACAGGATCTCTAGGAACTTAGATGACCTTATTGCGAATGTACAACATGAGTTTGACAATTATGATCCAAAAACTTTGAATAGGGTGTTCTTGACACTACAAGGGTGTTTGATTGAGGTGATGAAAGATGGTGGAGGAAACAAGTACAAGATTCCACACATGGACAAAGATCGGCTAGAGGCACTAGGCGTGCTTCCTAAAAGCCTTGGTTGTGACAGGCAACTATATGAGGATGTGCTGGCATCGTTGGGAAACTAA